The DNA sequence TCGATGCCGAGATCCGGGCGTCCGTGACGATGTGCCAGGCCGATGAACGCGCCCATGCGCTGGCCGTGCTCGGTCTGGTCCGCGGGCGGACCCTGCTCGTAGTACTGGTTCCACAGTCCCACCAGGTCCTCGAGCAACTCGTCACTCGCGCCGCGTCGGCGGTACGCCTCCAGCGTGGAGGGGGCGAAAGCGGAGACGGTGGCCCCCCAGTCCATCGTGAAGCCGAGGAACGGCGAGCCGACCTTCTCGTAGCGATCACGGAGCGCGAGGATGCGCGGGTGCGAGGCGTACTGGTCGGCGTGCACCTCCAGGGCGAGAGTGACGCCGTGCGCCTCGGCGACCGGGGCGAGCGCCTCCATCGAGTCGGGTTCGATCGAGATCTGCACGCGGGCGATCGGGAAGCCGAGCTTCGCCGCGGCCTTGATCTGACGCGTCATGTAGGCGATGAGCTCGTCCTGGTTCAGCAGTCGATCGCGATGGATGCCGATGTCGGCGTTCACGGCGAGCGAGGTCGTCACGAGCCCGACTTCTGCGACGAGGTCCTTGAACCAGCCCGCGTATGCGTCGTCGATCTCGGGGAATCCGCGGAAGCTGGAGAATCCGATGATCTCCAGGCCCGGTCCGAAGCCTTCCGCGGCCGTTTTGCGGATGAGCCCCTCGAGGTCGTACTCGCGCCCGTGGAAGGCGCGGGTGAAGCTGTAGAGCGTGACGCCCTGGATGGGTGTGCCGAGCTCAGTCATGCTGCGACCGCCTTCATGGTCTTGGTGTTCGACTCGTCGATGTGGAGCGTCTCGGTGTCGGAGATGATGATGTACGGGATGTAGAGCGTGAGCCCCACCGTCACGTCGTGCTCGGCATCCGCGTCGACGGGGAGGTCGCCGGAGAGGACGGCCGAGTCGGTGGGGAACCACCATTCGTCCGTCGTGGTGCGGAGCTCGTCGAAGGTGAACTCGCGGTCGTTCATGCGCCAGCGCAGCGACTCCGCCGGCGCGGCGACGCCGTCGATCGTCAGGGTCGCTCCGGCGA is a window from the Microbacterium lacus genome containing:
- a CDS encoding C-glycoside deglycosidase beta subunit domain-containing protein encodes the protein MIPDRIIEQGTLTTGGGRAAVEVRLPWYRALPGSCIAGATLTIDGVAAPAESLRWRMNDREFTFDELRTTTDEWWFPTDSAVLSGDLPVDADAEHDVTVGLTLYIPYIIISDTETLHIDESNTKTMKAVAA
- a CDS encoding sugar phosphate isomerase/epimerase family protein; this encodes MTELGTPIQGVTLYSFTRAFHGREYDLEGLIRKTAAEGFGPGLEIIGFSSFRGFPEIDDAYAGWFKDLVAEVGLVTTSLAVNADIGIHRDRLLNQDELIAYMTRQIKAAAKLGFPIARVQISIEPDSMEALAPVAEAHGVTLALEVHADQYASHPRILALRDRYEKVGSPFLGFTMDWGATVSAFAPSTLEAYRRRGASDELLEDLVGLWNQYYEQGPPADQTEHGQRMGAFIGLAHRHGRPDLGIDFGINGTGLFGPARVDDWLAIVPWIKHVHGKFFGIDENGEEPSVPVRDLVKLLVENGYKGAISSEYEGWHWNYWESPFDIIRAEQAVQRSAADNAGSRMVTDLTEARAQLASWLPTSEGVNA